The proteins below are encoded in one region of Paraburkholderia phenazinium:
- the nuoL gene encoding NADH-quinone oxidoreductase subunit L, protein MSTTLNENLLLAVPLAPLAGSLIAGLFGKAVGRAGAHTVTILGVAIAFVLSAIVFFDVMNGASFNATIYEWMSVGKLKFEVGFLVDSLTAMMMCVVTFVSLMVHIYTIGYMADDDGYQRFFSYIALFTFSMLMLVMSNNLLQLFFGWEAVGLVSYLLIGFYFTRESAIYANMKAFIVNRVGDFGFLLGIGLLLAFGGSLNYGDIFAKSHELASLTFPGTSWGLLTVACICLFIGAMGKSAQFPLHVWLPDSMEGPTPISALIHAATMVTAGIFMVTRMSPLFELSDTALSFVTVIGAITALFMGFLGIVQNDIKRVVAYSTLSQLGYMTVALGVSAYPVAMFHLMTHAFFKALLFLGAGSVIIGMHHDQDMRNMGGLRKYMPITWITSLIGSLALIGTPFFSGFYSKDSIIDAVKLSHLPGSGFAYFAVVASVFVTALYSFRMYFLVFHGEERFRKPKHPDSPMGIEAAAHAAHGHDDHGHGHDAHGHGHDDHGHAHEPHESPWVVWVPLVLLAIPSVIIGAIAVGPLLFGDFFAHGVVFDKVIYIGANHPAVSEMAEEFQGWVLMGLHSVSGLPVWLALAGVVVSWFLYLKRPDLPPVIRRAFGPIYTLLDNKYYLDKINEVVFARGAVAIGRGLWKEGDVVVIDGIVNGSARFIGWFAGVIRFLQSGYIYHYAFAMIIGMLGLLTLFVTLGGK, encoded by the coding sequence ATGTCAACCACACTCAACGAAAACCTGTTGCTGGCGGTACCGCTTGCACCGCTGGCCGGCTCTCTGATTGCCGGGCTGTTCGGCAAGGCGGTGGGGCGCGCAGGGGCCCACACGGTCACGATCCTCGGTGTTGCGATCGCCTTCGTGCTTTCGGCCATCGTCTTCTTCGACGTAATGAACGGCGCGAGCTTCAACGCGACGATCTACGAGTGGATGTCGGTCGGCAAGCTGAAGTTCGAAGTCGGTTTCCTCGTCGATTCGCTCACGGCGATGATGATGTGTGTCGTGACCTTCGTGTCGCTGATGGTGCACATCTACACGATCGGCTACATGGCCGACGACGACGGCTACCAGCGCTTCTTCTCGTACATCGCGCTGTTCACGTTCTCGATGCTGATGCTCGTGATGAGCAACAACCTGCTGCAGCTGTTCTTCGGCTGGGAAGCGGTGGGTCTGGTGTCGTACCTGCTGATCGGCTTCTACTTCACGCGTGAAAGCGCGATCTACGCGAACATGAAAGCGTTTATCGTGAACCGCGTGGGTGACTTCGGTTTTCTGTTGGGCATTGGCCTGCTGCTGGCGTTTGGCGGCTCGCTGAACTACGGCGACATCTTCGCGAAGAGCCATGAGCTCGCGTCGCTGACGTTCCCGGGCACCAGCTGGGGCCTGTTGACGGTTGCCTGTATTTGCCTCTTCATCGGCGCAATGGGTAAGTCGGCGCAGTTCCCGCTGCACGTCTGGCTGCCGGATTCGATGGAAGGCCCGACGCCGATCTCCGCACTGATTCACGCGGCAACCATGGTGACGGCCGGTATCTTCATGGTCACGCGCATGTCGCCGCTGTTCGAACTGTCGGATACGGCGTTGTCGTTCGTGACGGTCATCGGCGCGATTACTGCGCTGTTCATGGGCTTCCTCGGGATTGTCCAGAACGACATCAAGCGTGTGGTGGCTTACTCCACGCTGTCGCAGCTCGGTTACATGACGGTGGCGCTGGGTGTCTCGGCTTATCCGGTCGCCATGTTCCATCTGATGACGCACGCGTTCTTCAAGGCGCTGCTGTTCCTCGGCGCGGGTTCGGTGATCATCGGCATGCACCACGATCAGGACATGCGCAACATGGGCGGCCTGCGCAAGTACATGCCGATCACGTGGATCACGTCGCTGATCGGTTCGCTGGCGCTGATCGGCACGCCGTTCTTCTCGGGCTTCTACTCGAAAGACTCGATCATCGACGCAGTGAAGCTGTCGCATCTGCCGGGTTCGGGTTTCGCGTACTTCGCGGTGGTGGCGAGCGTGTTCGTCACGGCGCTGTACTCGTTCCGTATGTACTTCCTGGTGTTCCACGGTGAAGAGCGCTTCCGCAAGCCGAAGCATCCGGATTCGCCGATGGGTATCGAAGCCGCCGCTCACGCTGCGCACGGTCATGACGACCATGGCCACGGCCACGATGCGCACGGGCACGGCCACGACGATCACGGCCACGCGCACGAGCCGCATGAAAGCCCGTGGGTGGTATGGGTGCCGCTGGTGCTGCTGGCCATTCCGTCGGTCATCATCGGTGCGATCGCGGTCGGCCCGCTCCTGTTCGGCGATTTCTTCGCGCACGGCGTGGTGTTCGACAAGGTCATCTACATCGGCGCGAACCATCCCGCGGTGTCCGAGATGGCGGAAGAGTTCCAGGGCTGGGTGCTGATGGGCCTGCACTCGGTGTCGGGGCTGCCGGTCTGGCTGGCGCTCGCCGGTGTGGTCGTCTCATGGTTCCTGTACCTGAAGCGTCCGGATCTGCCGCCGGTTATCCGCCGCGCCTTTGGCCCGATCTATACGCTGCTCGATAACAAGTACTACCTCGACAAGATTAACGAAGTCGTGTTTGCGCGCGGCGCCGTGGCGATCGGCCGGGGCCTTTGGAAAGAAGGCGACGTGGTGGTCATCGACGGTATCGTCAATGGCAGCGCGCGCTTTATCGGCTGGTTTGCCGGAGTGATCCGCTTCCTCCAGTCGGGCTACATCTACCATTACGCGTTTGCCATGATCATCGGCATGCTGGGGCTCCTGACCCTGTTTGTAACGCTTGGCGGCAAATAA
- the nuoK gene encoding NADH-quinone oxidoreductase subunit NuoK: MLTLAHYLVLGAILFAISVVGIFLNRRNVIIILMAIELMLLAVNTNFVAFSHYLGDVHGQIFVFFVLTVAAAEAAIGLAILVTLFRSLDTINVEDLDQLKG; encoded by the coding sequence ATGCTGACCCTTGCTCATTACCTGGTGCTCGGCGCGATCCTGTTTGCGATCAGCGTCGTAGGTATCTTCCTGAACCGCCGCAACGTCATCATTATCCTGATGGCGATCGAGCTGATGCTGCTGGCGGTGAACACCAATTTCGTCGCGTTTTCGCATTACCTCGGCGACGTCCATGGCCAGATCTTCGTCTTCTTCGTGCTGACGGTTGCAGCGGCAGAAGCGGCGATCGGGCTGGCGATTCTGGTGACCCTGTTCCGTAGTCTCGACACGATCAATGTCGAGGATCTCGATCAGCTCAAAGGTTAA